A region of the Gammaproteobacteria bacterium genome:
GACGCTGCTGCCATCAGTTCTGACCATCCCAAATGTTGCCAATGTATGCTGGTGTTATTGACGATATTCATTAAGTCATCCAAGACAAAAAAACCACCAATCCCTGGAAAATAAACCACCCCAACTACTGCGACGAATAGTATCGATGCGATAACTTCCGTCCCGTCTGCGGTAAAACGCATATCAACTAATCCATGCAAGGAGTTTTGAGGTGGCCATCCCCCACCGCTCGGGAGGGCGGAACGGTTACGACTCGATAAACATACAAAGTTCTCAACAGGCAATCCAAGTCACTACCTATGAGTTGCTAAGCCGCCATCTCAACACATAACACCGGAATGATGGTTAACTTCAACTTATAGGCAGCAACGTGGATTAATAAGTAATGGTAGGCACCACGTACATTCACCAGAAAACAGATATCACCCGTTCTCCGAATTAAGCACTAATCGTAAAGTCTACGGTACGTAAGTGGCGGTAGCTAGACCAGCGGAGGTGCAATACCCTCCGGCGGTCGGAGTTGTGACGCCAGCAGTCATGTAATTCTCTCGGTTGATGAAGTTTTCCCAACCTGGTACGGAGGTGATCTTGCTGCTAAACAATACATAGCCAGTGCCACCACTGGTTGTAGACGGTGTTGCCTTGATGCAAGAAACGATATCCGAGTTAACTGTCTTTGCCCCTACTGTGTAACTATCAAATCTAGCCCCTGCTGGAATACTCAACGTCGGAATCAGTTTTCGCAAATCTGTACTAGCAGTTCCGGCAGTAGTCGATAATATTCTCGTATCAAGATTAGCTATCAATGTAGTAATTCCACCCGACCTTGATCCGATATAACCTACCAACGCCTTATTGATTCTCCCCATCATTTCCACAGCCTCCTCCGTTTCGGCAGTTTTCACGTAGAGAATCAACTTCGGTATACCAACCGCAGCCAGAATACCGATGATGGCAATAACTACCATCAACTCGACCAGTGTAAAACCCTGGTTGGTTCGAACCTGCTTGGATGACAATTTCATAACTCCCCCTAAATAACGTTGTGGTTAAACATAAAAAACTAAACTGAAACCTCTGATAACTTATGGTTTAGCAAGGTTATAGCTCATCAATACTCGTGCCCCAGCCGGTTCGGTACCGTAGCGATACTCCAGACGAACATAGTGTTTAACCTCGGGGCTATACCACCAACGCTCCGATCCTGTCCAATCGCTTTGAACACCGCGCGTACGCATCACCAATATCCAACAGTTAAAGGTCCCAGCCGGAACCTGAATAATCTCCCGCCCTTCTACGGTCCAAGAAGTATTACGTCGGATCAATTCGCCCGCACGTAAATATTCCTCGGAAAAGACTACCTGTTTGTTTACCGCGAGCGGGAATAATTCCTCGGGGTCCTTGGTACGGTAAATCACTTCTCGGTAGACATTACCCTGCTTAGAGCGCACCTTGAATAACCCGCGACGCACTAGCCACTCGTCGAGTGTATCTACGCGCTGAAAGGTAGTATCGCTCCCCTGTACGGCTGAAACTCTCAGTTCATAGCCGTCGCTATACCTCCAAGTATCATCCACTCTCCACGTTGGGGCACCAGAAACCGGTGTCGCCATTGATTCCGTTACAGCGAGAGGATGCGCATCAGCCTCAGTTTCTCGGACATCTTGTTCTGTACACGCCACGAGCAAAAGCGCCATTGCTGTTATCGTTGCTCTACCCAAATTTGTCATTCTTGATCCCCCCAGAAAACCATTAGGGGCATTGGGATCGACCCCCCAAGCCCGCAGTCGCTGAAC
Encoded here:
- a CDS encoding hypothetical protein (Evidence 5 : Unknown function); the protein is MTNLGRATITAMALLLVACTEQDVRETEADAHPLAVTESMATPVSGAPTWRVDDTWRYSDGYELRVSAVQGSDTTFQRVDTLDEWLVRRGLFKVRSKQGNVYREVIYRTKDPEELFPLAVNKQVVFSEEYLRAGELIRRNTSWTVEGREIIQVPAGTFNCWILVMRTRGVQSDWTGSERWWYSPEVKHYVRLEYRYGTEPAGARVLMSYNLAKP
- a CDS encoding hypothetical protein (Evidence 5 : Unknown function), with product MNVRGAYHYLLIHVAAYKLKLTIIPVLCVEMAA
- a CDS encoding putative Fimbrial protein Q (Evidence 3 : Putative function from multiple computational evidences), encoding MKLSSKQVRTNQGFTLVELMVVIAIIGILAAVGIPKLILYVKTAETEEAVEMMGRINKALVGYIGSRSGGITTLIANLDTRILSTTAGTASTDLRKLIPTLSIPAGARFDSYTVGAKTVNSDIVSCIKATPSTTSGGTGYVLFSSKITSVPGWENFINRENYMTAGVTTPTAGGYCTSAGLATATYVP